One genomic region from Paraburkholderia azotifigens encodes:
- a CDS encoding DUF2917 domain-containing protein, with product MREIRTFELEHGEPASAWRVAQPLAVNVLAGELWLTVEGDADDYWLAAGESFELKRGAVAWMSAGRDGVRLSLTVTSGAADTVRVERRRPPRWTWMPRWLVTV from the coding sequence ATGCGTGAAATCCGGACTTTCGAACTCGAACACGGCGAGCCGGCAAGCGCCTGGCGGGTCGCGCAGCCGCTTGCCGTGAACGTGCTGGCGGGCGAACTCTGGCTGACGGTCGAGGGTGACGCCGACGATTACTGGCTCGCGGCAGGCGAATCGTTCGAACTGAAGCGCGGCGCTGTCGCGTGGATGAGCGCGGGGCGTGACGGTGTGCGGTTGTCGCTGACCGTGACGAGCGGGGCGGCCGATACGGTGCGCGTCGAACGTCGCCGCCCGCCGCGCTGGACGTGGATGCCGCGCTGGCTGGTTACGGTCTGA
- a CDS encoding citrate/2-methylcitrate synthase, producing the protein MSTTRYLSAHEAAAMLGISVTTLYAYVSRGMLRSAPDANSKRRLYDADEVRRLARRKEDGKRAGKVAQKVLDWGVPVLESSITLIADGKLLYRGRDAMELARTATLEEVAALLWECSARRIADAPAAPLAAAQWSAWLKLWSDSAPLDRALVLLPAAAAQMPRVWALGRDAQLDNACALIRLLTGAMISAAPSNEPLHRQLASAWGVRNRAQINLLRAALVACADHELNASTFTVRCITSTGTHLFGAVAGGLAALSGPRHGGETARVAALFDESSRAADLDRYLATRLAHHEQNAPGPVMSGFGHPLYPDGDPRARLLLDLLDECAPSRSPLADVQRLARTVRDTTGAEPTVDYALAAIERVLGLPAGAAFTLFAVGRVTGWIAHAMEQSSDGRLIRPRARYIGAYQAD; encoded by the coding sequence ATGTCCACCACGCGCTATCTGTCCGCCCACGAAGCCGCCGCGATGCTCGGCATCAGCGTCACGACGCTCTATGCGTACGTCAGCCGCGGCATGCTGCGGTCCGCGCCCGATGCGAACAGCAAGCGGCGCCTCTACGATGCAGACGAAGTGCGGCGCCTCGCGCGCCGCAAGGAAGACGGCAAGCGCGCGGGCAAGGTCGCGCAGAAGGTGCTGGATTGGGGCGTGCCTGTGCTCGAGTCGTCGATCACGCTGATCGCGGACGGCAAGCTGCTGTATCGCGGCCGCGACGCGATGGAACTCGCGCGCACGGCGACACTGGAAGAAGTGGCGGCGCTGCTGTGGGAATGCAGCGCGCGGCGCATCGCCGACGCGCCCGCCGCGCCGCTCGCGGCCGCCCAATGGTCGGCATGGCTCAAGCTCTGGAGCGACAGCGCGCCGCTCGATCGCGCGCTGGTGCTGCTGCCCGCCGCCGCCGCGCAGATGCCGCGCGTCTGGGCGCTCGGCCGCGATGCGCAACTCGACAACGCCTGCGCGCTGATTCGCCTGCTGACGGGCGCGATGATCTCGGCGGCGCCGTCGAACGAACCGCTGCACAGGCAACTCGCCAGCGCGTGGGGCGTGCGCAACCGCGCGCAGATCAATCTGTTGAGAGCGGCCCTCGTCGCATGCGCCGACCATGAACTGAATGCGTCGACGTTCACGGTGCGCTGCATCACGTCGACGGGGACGCATCTGTTCGGCGCGGTCGCGGGCGGGCTCGCCGCGCTATCGGGGCCGAGGCATGGAGGGGAAACGGCACGCGTCGCCGCGTTGTTCGACGAATCCTCGCGCGCCGCCGATCTCGACCGCTATCTGGCGACACGTCTCGCGCATCATGAACAGAACGCGCCGGGACCGGTGATGTCGGGTTTCGGTCATCCGCTGTATCCGGACGGCGATCCGCGCGCCCGACTGCTGCTCGACCTGCTCGATGAGTGCGCGCCCAGCCGTTCGCCGCTCGCCGATGTGCAGCGGCTCGCCCGCACCGTACGCGACACGACAGGCGCCGAACCGACTGTCGACTACGCGCTGGCAGCTATCGAGCGCGTGCTCGGCCTGCCCGCCGGCGCGGCCTTCACGCTCTTCGCAGTCGGCCGGGTGACGGGCTGGATTGCGCATGCGATGGAGCAGAGCAGCGACGGCCGGCTGATCCGTCCACGCGCCAGGTACATCGGCGCGTATCAGGCGGACTGA
- a CDS encoding PLP-dependent aminotransferase family protein has translation MKLDIDLNRENGVPLTEQIVGGVQEWIRSRTAHPGAKLPSIRQFAADNDISRFPVIEAYDRLVSLGYLDSRPGSGFYVAERHRASMSGQGASDPRRAEGESVHILQQFNHPGESLKLGSGFIPEAWRDMDSLAQAIRHVSRTDGASMIDYATPLGNATLREHLQARVAQLGIEADASQILITIGASQAMDLLMRYMLKPGDTIFVEDPGYYNFNGLLKLHGVNLVGIPRTRTGPDLDAMQKQLQQHRPKVFFINSVFHNPTGTTIAPPIAFRLLQLAREHNFKIIEDDIYADFQSDPTDRLATLDQLEHVVYIGGLSKTLSSSLRIGYVIADHATIKDLADIKMLTSIGGSRFAEAVTVALLERGMYRKHLDRLRRRMRDALGATVQTLEMSGWQVFENPLGGKFVWARVPHVEDAERLVECGAPLGVTVAPGSYFRPNAEPSPWIRINAAFANEPRARAFFEAAAQLKA, from the coding sequence ATGAAGCTGGATATCGACCTGAACCGCGAAAACGGCGTGCCGCTCACCGAGCAGATCGTGGGCGGCGTGCAGGAATGGATCCGCTCGCGCACCGCGCATCCCGGTGCGAAGCTGCCGTCGATTCGCCAGTTCGCCGCCGACAACGACATCAGCCGTTTCCCTGTGATCGAGGCGTACGACCGGCTGGTCTCACTCGGCTATCTGGATTCGCGGCCCGGCTCGGGGTTCTACGTAGCGGAGCGGCATCGCGCGTCGATGAGCGGCCAGGGTGCTTCCGACCCGCGGCGCGCCGAAGGCGAATCGGTGCATATCCTGCAGCAGTTCAATCATCCCGGCGAATCGCTGAAGCTCGGCAGCGGCTTCATCCCTGAAGCCTGGCGCGACATGGACAGTCTCGCGCAGGCGATCCGCCACGTGTCGCGCACCGACGGCGCGAGCATGATCGACTACGCGACGCCCCTCGGCAATGCAACGCTGCGCGAACATTTGCAGGCGCGCGTCGCGCAGCTCGGCATCGAAGCGGACGCCTCGCAGATCCTGATCACGATCGGCGCGAGCCAGGCGATGGACCTGCTGATGCGCTACATGCTGAAGCCCGGCGACACGATCTTCGTCGAGGATCCCGGCTACTACAACTTCAACGGCCTGCTGAAACTGCACGGCGTGAATCTCGTCGGCATTCCGCGCACGCGCACGGGCCCGGATCTCGATGCGATGCAAAAGCAGTTGCAGCAGCATCGCCCGAAGGTCTTCTTCATCAACTCCGTCTTTCACAACCCGACGGGCACGACGATCGCGCCGCCCATCGCGTTCCGCCTCCTGCAGCTTGCGCGCGAGCACAACTTCAAGATCATCGAAGACGACATCTACGCTGACTTCCAGAGCGATCCCACCGACCGCCTCGCGACGCTCGATCAGCTCGAACACGTGGTGTATATCGGCGGGCTGTCGAAGACCTTGTCGTCGTCGCTGCGGATCGGCTATGTGATCGCGGATCACGCGACCATCAAGGATCTCGCCGACATCAAGATGCTGACGAGCATCGGCGGATCGCGCTTCGCGGAGGCCGTGACCGTCGCGCTGCTCGAACGCGGGATGTATCGCAAGCATCTGGACCGGCTGCGGCGGCGCATGCGCGACGCACTCGGCGCGACCGTGCAGACGCTCGAGATGAGCGGCTGGCAGGTGTTCGAAAATCCGCTTGGCGGCAAGTTCGTGTGGGCGCGCGTGCCGCATGTCGAGGATGCGGAGCGGCTGGTCGAATGCGGCGCGCCGCTCGGTGTGACGGTGGCGCCCGGCAGCTACTTCCGTCCGAACGCGGAGCCGAGCCCGTGGATCCGCATCAACGCTGCGTTCGCGAACGAGCCGCGCGCACGGGCCTTTTTTGAGGCGGCGGCGCAGCTGAAGGCATAA